A section of the Paracoccaceae bacterium genome encodes:
- a CDS encoding ABC transporter substrate-binding protein encodes MDRRSFIRASAFGGTAAAATSLAAPAIAASHARTLTMVTTWGRGAAGVWDSVQRVADSVAAMSDGSLTIDVKAGGELVGAFEVFDAVTSGQADLYHGADYYFLGLHPGYAFFTGYPFGLTASETAAWYYHMGGKELHDELGQIFGLKSFLAGNTGTQAGGWFRKEINSPEDFQGLKFRMPGLGGQALGKLGASVQNIPGSEVYQALASGALDGTEWIGPWSDQAAGFQEITDIFYTSGFHEPGVALSLAVGRDVFEELSPAHQKIIEIAAAEAHQHTLTLYLSKNGTSLGQLQDQGVKTRQFSDEIWAAFADATKEVMDENMDDPLYAKIRESAEAARKAVSSWVSISEGSFVAQRDRLMG; translated from the coding sequence ATGGATCGTCGTTCATTTATCCGGGCTTCGGCCTTTGGCGGCACGGCAGCCGCCGCCACCAGCCTTGCAGCACCAGCCATCGCGGCCAGCCACGCGCGCACGCTGACCATGGTCACGACATGGGGCCGCGGCGCAGCCGGAGTGTGGGATTCTGTTCAGCGTGTGGCCGATTCCGTCGCCGCCATGTCAGATGGAAGTCTGACCATTGACGTCAAAGCCGGTGGCGAACTTGTGGGCGCATTTGAAGTTTTCGATGCGGTCACGTCGGGCCAGGCCGATCTATACCACGGCGCCGATTACTACTTTCTGGGTCTCCATCCTGGCTATGCGTTTTTTACAGGATATCCGTTTGGGTTGACTGCATCCGAAACCGCAGCCTGGTATTATCATATGGGCGGCAAGGAACTGCATGACGAGTTGGGCCAGATATTCGGATTAAAGTCCTTCCTGGCGGGCAATACCGGCACGCAGGCTGGCGGCTGGTTCCGTAAGGAAATCAACTCTCCGGAAGATTTTCAGGGGCTCAAGTTCCGGATGCCCGGACTGGGCGGCCAAGCGCTGGGCAAGCTGGGGGCTTCGGTGCAGAATATTCCCGGCTCTGAGGTTTATCAGGCCTTGGCCTCTGGCGCGCTGGACGGGACCGAATGGATCGGCCCATGGTCCGATCAGGCAGCCGGCTTCCAAGAGATTACCGACATCTTTTATACGTCCGGTTTTCATGAGCCTGGCGTGGCGCTGTCGTTGGCTGTAGGGCGCGATGTTTTTGAGGAACTTTCACCGGCACATCAGAAGATAATCGAGATTGCCGCTGCCGAAGCGCATCAACACACCCTGACACTTTACCTTTCCAAGAACGGCACTTCTTTGGGCCAGCTTCAGGACCAGGGCGTCAAGACCCGCCAGTTTTCGGACGAGATCTGGGCGGCATTTGCCGACGCCACCAAAGAGGTAATGGACGAAAACATGGATGACCCCCTCTACGCTAAGATTCGCGAAAGCGCCGAAGCGGCTCGCAAGGCGGTCTCATCCTGGGTGTCGATCTCAGAAGGTAGCTTTGTCGCCCAGCGTGACAGATTGATGGGCTAA
- a CDS encoding TRAP transporter large permease subunit, which yields MLFGLDGVEIGLIIVFLSLFAGILSGFPVGFAIGGAAVISFGIIAALDSSGLLIHQAVSKTSAEYQTLVNSGVSPLNISKFRFPDLPRVSEAVFSGGWEQALDRNISFVVNRMNERVFAGQSIETLLAVLMFVLMGITLERSRIAEDLLTTMARVFGPLPGGLAVAVVGTFLAASTGIVGATVVTMGLLSLPTMLRNNYSPELATGVIAASGTLGQIIPPSIVIVLLGTLAGDLYSAAQETRAQAAGCSDALTFLGEAAVVSVGTLFQAAILPGILLASLYGLYAFGFALLNPSKAPPVAGDGAAAGDARRGNALTWFLGVPVLLIAGTLIAGQVGVVGSQSVTIASFSDAGQTASLRTRVSPACQASMIELHGQEKWDAAVAEQTAINAAGGVEQSRALSDEELTEALAVKIAAAGPIGTGIAIGLLLFALILAVARGIAPAADPRPLIAGAIGLILVAMVDVILISPTTTAGTALVLLILPLIIAGYGVRFAARRLGQNELLRVVFPPLVLIVAVLGSILGGITNPTPAAALGAGGAIMLAAYRKLNDEKRSGKIVIMTAFAVVIMILIGINFDLRVGREQVAAEEWIAFFAAQIAYYTAIGGLLYSCFVLFRTAVLTPVVRETAKVTSMVFTILIGSQLLNLVVISFGGEEYIQDFLKSFDREWVVFLIVMLVLFILGFVLDFLEIIYIVVPIVGPVIYGGTMDPKWVTIMIAVNLQTSFLTPPFGFALFYLRGVAPSSVTTGHIYRGVLPFVLIQVVGLALLWAFPWVVTIVPNLIPN from the coding sequence ATGCTTTTTGGCCTGGATGGCGTCGAGATCGGTCTGATCATTGTGTTCCTCAGCCTGTTCGCGGGCATCCTGTCGGGGTTTCCGGTGGGGTTCGCGATTGGTGGGGCGGCGGTGATTTCCTTCGGTATCATCGCGGCGCTGGATAGTTCGGGCCTGCTGATCCATCAGGCGGTCAGCAAGACCAGTGCCGAGTATCAGACGCTGGTGAATTCCGGGGTCAGTCCGCTCAATATCTCGAAATTCAGGTTTCCCGACTTGCCGAGGGTGTCCGAGGCGGTGTTCAGCGGCGGCTGGGAACAGGCGCTGGACCGCAATATCAGCTTTGTCGTCAACCGAATGAATGAACGGGTGTTCGCGGGCCAAAGCATCGAGACATTGCTGGCGGTGCTGATGTTTGTGCTGATGGGGATCACGCTGGAACGGTCGCGCATTGCCGAGGATTTGCTGACCACAATGGCGCGGGTCTTTGGCCCTCTGCCCGGTGGACTGGCCGTCGCGGTTGTGGGGACGTTCCTGGCAGCCTCGACCGGGATTGTAGGTGCCACGGTGGTGACGATGGGCTTGCTGAGCCTGCCGACAATGCTGCGCAACAATTATTCGCCCGAACTGGCGACAGGTGTGATTGCCGCGTCGGGCACGCTGGGGCAGATCATTCCGCCATCCATCGTGATCGTGCTGCTGGGAACGCTGGCCGGGGATCTTTATTCTGCGGCGCAGGAAACCCGCGCACAGGCGGCGGGCTGTTCAGATGCGCTGACGTTCCTGGGTGAGGCTGCCGTGGTTTCGGTCGGGACGCTGTTTCAGGCGGCGATCCTGCCGGGGATCCTTCTGGCGTCGCTCTATGGGCTTTATGCGTTCGGGTTTGCGCTGCTGAATCCGTCCAAGGCGCCGCCGGTTGCCGGTGATGGTGCCGCTGCCGGGGATGCGCGCCGGGGCAATGCGCTGACATGGTTCCTGGGGGTGCCTGTGCTGCTGATTGCCGGGACGCTGATCGCGGGGCAGGTCGGCGTTGTCGGGTCGCAGTCTGTGACCATCGCCAGCTTTTCGGACGCGGGCCAGACCGCCAGCCTGCGCACGCGGGTGTCGCCCGCCTGCCAGGCCAGCATGATCGAGCTGCACGGCCAGGAAAAATGGGACGCCGCGGTGGCGGAGCAGACGGCGATCAACGCCGCCGGGGGTGTCGAACAATCCCGCGCCCTGAGTGATGAGGAACTGACAGAGGCATTGGCCGTCAAGATCGCCGCTGCGGGCCCCATTGGCACCGGCATTGCCATCGGGCTGCTGTTGTTCGCGCTGATCCTGGCGGTGGCGCGCGGCATCGCGCCCGCCGCCGATCCGCGCCCGCTGATCGCCGGGGCCATCGGGCTGATCCTTGTGGCGATGGTTGATGTGATCCTGATCTCGCCCACGACGACCGCCGGGACGGCGCTGGTGCTGTTGATCCTGCCGCTGATCATTGCCGGATACGGGGTGCGTTTTGCCGCGCGCCGACTTGGCCAGAACGAGCTGTTGCGCGTGGTCTTCCCACCGCTGGTTCTGATCGTGGCGGTGCTCGGCTCGATCCTGGGCGGGATCACCAATCCGACCCCGGCGGCGGCACTGGGGGCAGGGGGGGCGATCATGCTGGCGGCATATCGCAAGCTGAATGATGAAAAGCGCAGCGGCAAAATTGTCATCATGACCGCCTTTGCTGTGGTCATCATGATCCTGATTGGCATCAACTTTGACCTGCGGGTCGGGCGCGAACAGGTCGCCGCAGAAGAATGGATCGCCTTTTTCGCGGCCCAGATCGCCTATTACACTGCGATCGGCGGGCTGCTTTACAGCTGTTTCGTGCTGTTCCGCACGGCGGTGCTGACGCCCGTTGTGCGCGAAACGGCCAAGGTCACCTCGATGGTGTTCACGATCCTGATTGGGTCGCAATTGCTGAACCTGGTGGTGATTTCCTTCGGGGGTGAGGAATATATTCAGGACTTCCTGAAGAGTTTCGATCGCGAGTGGGTCGTCTTCCTGATCGTGATGCTGGTGCTGTTCATCCTGGGCTTCGTGCTGGATTTCCTGGAGATTATCTACATCGTCGTGCCCATCGTCGGGCCGGTGATCTATGGCGGCACGATGGACCCGAAGTGGGTAACGATCATGATCGCAGTGAACCTGCAGACGTCGTTCCTAACGCCGCCCTTCGGCTTTGCGCTGTTCTATCTGCGCGGTGTTGCCCCCTCCAGCGTCACGACGGGACACATCTATCGCGGGGTGCTGCCGTTCGTGCTGATCCAGGTGGTCGGGCTGGCGTTGCTTTGGGCCTTCCCCTGGGTGGTCACGATTGTGCCGAACCTGATCCCGAACTGA
- a CDS encoding DUF3445 domain-containing protein, with the protein MAILQNELAATPWETPAGRRLPGLQPMDIADWLRLDEAYAGQMSLRDRLIRSCPEAVHALTPQAQDAADELYSMALTHLPSCPGFRVGADEVLRPDGVTVTPDRARPLMTLGRLVAEDLCLMQKPGNEHVLTGAILCFPSHWTLSEKIGRPMTRIHQPVEGYDDQVAKRVQRIFDNLRVDQPVWRGNLMRVAKADLFSPRRETDAPYHCDDTARFLRSERQSLLRLPKTKAIVFTIHTSIIRRA; encoded by the coding sequence ATGGCGATACTCCAGAACGAATTAGCGGCGACGCCCTGGGAGACGCCAGCAGGCAGGCGGCTGCCGGGTTTGCAGCCGATGGATATTGCCGACTGGCTGCGGCTGGATGAGGCTTATGCCGGGCAGATGTCGCTGCGCGACCGGCTGATCCGCAGCTGTCCCGAAGCGGTGCATGCGTTAACGCCGCAAGCGCAAGACGCGGCGGACGAATTGTATTCAATGGCTCTGACGCATCTGCCGTCCTGTCCCGGTTTCCGGGTCGGCGCAGATGAGGTGCTGCGCCCGGATGGTGTGACGGTCACGCCGGACCGGGCGCGCCCCTTGATGACGCTTGGCCGGCTGGTGGCCGAGGATCTGTGCCTGATGCAGAAGCCGGGGAATGAACATGTGCTGACCGGTGCCATCCTGTGCTTTCCATCGCATTGGACCCTGTCCGAGAAGATCGGCCGCCCGATGACACGCATCCACCAGCCGGTTGAGGGCTACGACGATCAGGTTGCGAAACGGGTGCAGCGCATTTTCGACAATCTGCGCGTCGATCAGCCGGTATGGCGGGGCAATCTGATGCGTGTAGCTAAGGCGGACCTGTTCAGCCCGCGCCGGGAAACAGACGCGCCATATCACTGCGATGACACGGCCCGGTTCCTGCGAAGTGAACGGCAAAGCCTTTTGCGATTGCCGAAGACGAAGGCGATTGTTTTCACGATCCACACGTCGATCATCCGCCGCGCTTAG
- the glnA gene encoding type I glutamate--ammonia ligase — protein sequence MSTKDFLKTIRDDDVEYVDIRFTDPRGKLQHVTVMADQVDEDFLDDGFMFDGSSIAGWKSIEQSDMKLMPDTRSAYLDPFYAEKTLAVHCSVVEPDTGEAYARDPRGTAEKAEAYLKSSGIGDTSFWGPEAEFFLFDDVRFSVDINKVSYQVDASDGSWNTDTDYEMGNMGHRPGVKGGYFPVNPIDEGQDIRSEMLSTMKRMGMKVDKHHHEVASCQHELGLIFGTLTEQADHLQKYKYVIHNVAHAYGKSATFMPKPIAGDNGTGMHVNMSIWKDGKPLFSGDKYADLSDEALFYIGGVLKHAKALNAFTNPSTNSYKRLIPGFEAPVLRAYSARNRSGCVRIPWAESPKAKRVEARFPDPAANPYLCFSALLMAGLDGIKNKIHPGEAMDKDLYDLPPEELAGIPTVCASLREAMDELEADMDFLLAGDVFTRDQVEGYMDLKWEEIYAYEHTPHPVEFKMYYSC from the coding sequence ATGAGCACCAAAGACTTCCTGAAAACCATCCGCGATGACGATGTCGAATACGTCGACATCCGCTTCACCGACCCGCGCGGCAAGCTACAGCATGTCACCGTCATGGCCGACCAGGTTGACGAGGATTTTCTGGACGACGGTTTCATGTTCGACGGCAGTTCCATCGCCGGGTGGAAATCCATCGAACAATCCGACATGAAGCTGATGCCCGATACGCGCAGCGCCTATCTTGACCCGTTTTATGCGGAAAAAACGCTGGCCGTGCATTGCTCGGTTGTCGAGCCCGACACCGGAGAGGCCTATGCCCGCGACCCGCGCGGAACGGCGGAAAAGGCCGAGGCTTATCTGAAATCCTCGGGCATCGGCGACACCTCGTTCTGGGGGCCCGAGGCTGAATTCTTCCTGTTCGATGACGTCCGCTTTTCGGTCGATATCAACAAGGTCAGCTATCAGGTCGATGCCTCGGACGGGTCGTGGAACACCGACACCGATTACGAAATGGGCAACATGGGCCACCGCCCGGGCGTCAAAGGCGGCTATTTCCCGGTGAACCCGATTGATGAGGGGCAGGACATCCGCAGCGAAATGCTGTCGACCATGAAGCGCATGGGCATGAAAGTGGACAAGCACCACCACGAAGTTGCGTCCTGCCAGCACGAGCTGGGGTTGATCTTCGGCACGCTGACCGAGCAGGCGGATCATCTGCAAAAGTACAAATACGTGATCCACAACGTCGCCCATGCTTACGGCAAGTCGGCAACCTTCATGCCCAAGCCAATCGCGGGCGACAACGGCACCGGCATGCATGTCAACATGTCGATCTGGAAAGACGGCAAGCCGCTGTTTTCAGGCGACAAATACGCCGACCTGTCGGACGAAGCGCTGTTCTACATTGGCGGCGTTCTGAAACACGCCAAGGCGCTGAACGCCTTCACCAACCCTTCGACCAACAGCTACAAGCGCCTGATTCCGGGGTTTGAGGCACCGGTCCTGCGCGCCTATTCCGCGCGCAACCGCTCGGGCTGTGTGCGTATTCCGTGGGCGGAAAGCCCCAAGGCCAAACGTGTCGAGGCCCGCTTCCCCGACCCCGCCGCCAACCCCTACCTGTGTTTCAGCGCCCTGCTGATGGCCGGTCTGGACGGGATTAAGAACAAGATCCACCCCGGCGAGGCGATGGACAAAGACCTCTATGATCTGCCGCCCGAAGAACTGGCAGGCATCCCAACGGTTTGCGCCAGCCTTCGCGAAGCCATGGATGAGCTGGAGGCCGACATGGACTTCCTGCTGGCAGGTGACGTCTTCACCCGGGATCAGGTGGAAGGCTACATGGATCTGAAATGGGAAGAGATCTATGCTTACGAACACACGCCACATCCGGTGGAATTCAAGATGTATTACAGCTGCTGA
- a CDS encoding P-II family nitrogen regulator (indirectly regulates nitrogen metabolism; at high nitrogen levels P-II prevents the phosphorylation of NR-I, the transcriptional activator of the glutamine synthetase gene (glnA); at low nitrogen levels P-II is uridylylated to form PII-UMP and interacts with an adenylyltransferase (GlnE) that activates GlnA), whose translation MKKIEAIIKPFKLDEVKEALQEIGVQGLSVLEVKGFGRQKGHTELYRGAEYVVDFLPKVKIEVVLPDDQIDGAIEAIVNAAKTDKIGDGKIFVSTVEQAVRIRTGETGDDAI comes from the coding sequence ATGAAAAAGATCGAAGCGATCATTAAGCCGTTCAAGCTGGACGAAGTGAAAGAGGCGCTGCAAGAGATCGGCGTTCAGGGCCTCTCAGTTCTGGAAGTCAAAGGCTTCGGCCGTCAGAAAGGCCATACCGAGCTGTATCGCGGCGCCGAATATGTCGTCGATTTCCTTCCCAAAGTGAAGATCGAGGTTGTCCTGCCGGACGACCAGATCGACGGCGCGATCGAGGCCATCGTGAACGCCGCCAAGACCGACAAGATCGGCGACGGAAAGATCTTCGTTTCAACGGTCGAACAGGCCGTGCGCATCCGCACCGGCGAAACCGGCGACGACGCAATCTGA